Proteins encoded together in one Coffea arabica cultivar ET-39 chromosome 2c, Coffea Arabica ET-39 HiFi, whole genome shotgun sequence window:
- the LOC113725431 gene encoding BTB/POZ and MATH domain-containing protein 3-like isoform X1, with the protein MIVNWDNNTNDSSSKSINETVNGSHHFTIRGYSLAKGMGPGKYISSDTFSVGGYDWAVYFYPDGKNIEDSSMYVSVFIALASEGTDVRALFELTLLDQSGKGKHKVHSHFDRALESGPYTLKYRGSMWGYKRFFRRTSLETSDYLKDDCLAMHCTVGVVRTRVEGPKQYTISVPPSDMGQNLKYLLESEIGSDITFQVGDEAFKAHKLILAARSPVFRAQFFGLIGDPNKEIVELADIEPSIFKVMLHFIYSDDLPDLHEITGSTSMCTSTIMLQHLLAAADRYGLDRLKQLCEARLCEEVSADTVATTLSLAEQHHCLQLKAICLKFAATNLGVVMQSEGFRHLELSCPSLLSELLETIASVDEKPNLMSSKKRSGSSIFGIDLVADGAAAESVNPNVRRIRRRL; encoded by the exons ATGATTGTCAATTGGGACAACAATACTAACGACTCGAGCTCGAAATCAATCAACGAGACCGTCAATGGCTCCCACCATTTCACCATCAGGGGGTACTCGTTGGCCAAGGGTATGGGCCCTGGTAAATACATCTCCAGCGACACATTTAGCGTTGGGGGTTACGATTGGGCTGTTTACTTTTACCCCGACGGTAAAAACATAGAGGATTCGTCCATGTATGTGTCGGTGTTCATCGCCCTGGCAAGCGAGGGTACGGATGTGAGGGCTTTGTTCGAGCTAACCCTTTTGGACCAGAGCGGCAAAGGCAAGCACAAAGTCCATAGTCATTTCGACCGCGCGTTGGAGAGTGGACCTTATACCTTGAAATACAGAGGAAGCATGtg GGGCTACAAACGTTTCTTCAGAAGAACCAGTTTAGAAACATCTGATTATCTCAAGGATGATTGCCTTGCAATGCATTGTACTGTTGGAGTTGTTAGAACCCGTGTTGAAGGACCCAAACAGTATACTATTTCTGTACCACCATCAGACATGGGCCAGAATCTCAAGTACTTGCTGGAGTCTGAAATTGGCAGTGATATAACTTTTCAAGTTGGTGATGAGGCATTCAAAGCCCATAAGTTGATCCTTGCTGCTCGCTCTCCTGTATTTAGAGCCCAATTTTTTGGACTTATTGGAGATCCCAATAAAGAGATAGTAGAACTTGCCGATATTGAACCCTCTATCTTCAAg GTAATGCTCCATTTCATTTACTCGGATGACCTTCCTGATCTACATGAGATTACTGGATCAACTTCCATGTGCACATCAACTATCATGTTGCAGCACCTCTTGGCAGCTGCTGACCGGTATGGTTTAGATAGGCTGAAACAGTTATGTGAAGCAAGATTATGTGAAGAAGTCAGCGCTGATACAGTGGCAACTACTCTTTCCCTAGCTGAACAACACCATTGTTTACAGCTGAAAGCCATCTGTTTGAAATTTGCAGCAACAAACTTGGGAG TGGTTATGCAGTCAGAGGGCTTCAGACATTTAGAATTGAGCTGCCCCTCACTGTTGTCGGAGTTGCTGGAAACAATTGCTTCAGTGGATGAGAAACCAAACCTAATGTCAAGTAAGAAAAGAAGTGGCAGcagtatatttgggattgacTTGGTGGCTGACGGTGCTGCAGCAGAATCAGTGAATCCTAATGTCAGGCGCATTCGGAGGCGGCTGTAG
- the LOC113725431 gene encoding BTB/POZ and MATH domain-containing protein 3-like isoform X2 — translation MIVNWDNNTNDSSSKSINETVNGSHHFTIRGYSLAKGMGPGKYISSDTFSVGGYDWAVYFYPDGKNIEDSSMYVSVFIALASEGTDVRALFELTLLDQSGKGKHKVHSHFDRALESGPYTLKYRGSMWGYKRFFRRTSLETSDYLKDDCLAMHCTVGVVRTRVEGPKQYTISVPPSDMGQNLKYLLESEIGSDITFQVGDEAFKAHKLILAARSPVFRAQFFGLIGDPNKEIVELADIEPSIFKVMLHFIYSDDLPDLHEITGSTSMCTSTIMLQHLLAAADRYGLDRLKQLCEARLCEEVSADTVATTLSLAEQHHCLQLKAICLKFAATNLGGACSP, via the exons ATGATTGTCAATTGGGACAACAATACTAACGACTCGAGCTCGAAATCAATCAACGAGACCGTCAATGGCTCCCACCATTTCACCATCAGGGGGTACTCGTTGGCCAAGGGTATGGGCCCTGGTAAATACATCTCCAGCGACACATTTAGCGTTGGGGGTTACGATTGGGCTGTTTACTTTTACCCCGACGGTAAAAACATAGAGGATTCGTCCATGTATGTGTCGGTGTTCATCGCCCTGGCAAGCGAGGGTACGGATGTGAGGGCTTTGTTCGAGCTAACCCTTTTGGACCAGAGCGGCAAAGGCAAGCACAAAGTCCATAGTCATTTCGACCGCGCGTTGGAGAGTGGACCTTATACCTTGAAATACAGAGGAAGCATGtg GGGCTACAAACGTTTCTTCAGAAGAACCAGTTTAGAAACATCTGATTATCTCAAGGATGATTGCCTTGCAATGCATTGTACTGTTGGAGTTGTTAGAACCCGTGTTGAAGGACCCAAACAGTATACTATTTCTGTACCACCATCAGACATGGGCCAGAATCTCAAGTACTTGCTGGAGTCTGAAATTGGCAGTGATATAACTTTTCAAGTTGGTGATGAGGCATTCAAAGCCCATAAGTTGATCCTTGCTGCTCGCTCTCCTGTATTTAGAGCCCAATTTTTTGGACTTATTGGAGATCCCAATAAAGAGATAGTAGAACTTGCCGATATTGAACCCTCTATCTTCAAg GTAATGCTCCATTTCATTTACTCGGATGACCTTCCTGATCTACATGAGATTACTGGATCAACTTCCATGTGCACATCAACTATCATGTTGCAGCACCTCTTGGCAGCTGCTGACCGGTATGGTTTAGATAGGCTGAAACAGTTATGTGAAGCAAGATTATGTGAAGAAGTCAGCGCTGATACAGTGGCAACTACTCTTTCCCTAGCTGAACAACACCATTGTTTACAGCTGAAAGCCATCTGTTTGAAATTTGCAGCAACAAACTTGGGAGGTGCGTGTAGTCCGTAG